GACCTCATCCTTCAGGGCATCGAACGTCTCCAGCCCTGACGGCCCTCCTCAGTCGAGGTGGTCGAGGTAGCGGAGGATGATCCCCTCGCGCAGCGCCCACGGGCAGACCTCGAGCACCGGCACGTCGAACGCGCGCATCGCCTCCCGCAGCACGACGCCGCCCGCGACGATCTGAAAGGTCCGGTCCGCCGTGATCCCCGGCAGCGCGGTGCGGGCGTCGGCCGTGAGCTGCGCCAGGCGGGGCACCCAGTCCGCGAGCTCCGAGCGGCGCAGGAGGCTGCGCTCGGTCCCGCCCGGGCCGCTCGCGGTCGAACCGGCCAGGCGGGCGAGCGAGCGGATGGTCTTGGAGGTGCCGATCACGTGCGCGGGCCCGCTGTCGGTGAAGCGTCCGACCGCGTCGGCGAGCGTGGTCCTGGCATGGTCGCGGAGGGCGGTGACCTGGTCGGCGGTCGGCGGGTCCTGGTGCAGGAACCCGATCGTGCTGCGGCCGGCGCCCAGCGGAAGCGAGACCGCGGTGTCGGGGTACTCGTCGACGCCCGCCGCGATCTCGAGCGAGCCGCCGCCGATGTCCATCAGGAGGATGGAGCCGGCCGACCAGCCGGACCAGCGCCGCACGGCGAGGAACGTCAGCCGTGCCTCGTCCTCGCCGGAGAGCACCTGGAGGTCGACGCCCGTCTCGTCCAGAATGCGAGCCAGGATCGCGGGGCCGTTGGCGGCCTCCCGGATCGCCGAGGTCGCGAACGGCAGCAGCTCTTCGATGCCTTCGGCGCGGCCGACCTCGACCGCCGACCGGATCGCCTCCAGGATCGCGGTCTCGCCCTCGGCGCTGATCGCACCGTCCTCGGTGATGTAGCGCATGAGCCGCAGCACGGACTTGTGCGTGGCCGCAGGGAGGGGGCGTGCGCCCGGGTGCGCGTCGACGACGAGAAGGTGGACGGTGTTCGATCCCACATCGAGGACTCCGAGTCGCATAGTCAGACAGTAGTGGTCGGGGAGGCCGCTCGCGACACGCCGTTTTCTCGTGCCACACGCGGCCCGGGAGGGCGACACGCCGTGTCGATGTACCCAGTTCGGAGGTGGGTTTGTCGGTGGTCCCGCGTATTCTCGGGACTGTCGAACACGGTCCCGAAAAAATCGCCCAAACACTACATGTAGTGGAATGACAATCGTGTCATTCGGGTTATATAGTGGGTAAACACCGCGAGACGCGCGAGTGACAAGATTTCTGGGGAGGCCATCATGGACTACGAAAACGACACCGTCGGCGGCTATGCGGTTCCGGTCGACCCGATGGACCTGCTGCAGTGCGACAGCTGCCAGTAGTCCGCTGACGACAGCTTCGAGAACCCCGGCGCCGAGTGCGCCGGGGTTCTCCCGTTTTCCTGGGAGCACATTCCGGGGGAGCCCGGGTCGCCTAGGGCGCTTGCGTAGAATCGTCGGGTGCCAGTGAATCCAGAGCTCGTGGGTCGGAGCTTCCCGCCCACCCCTCCGTATCTCGTCGGCCGTGAGAAGGTGCGCGAGTTCGCCGCCGCCGTGCTCGCGACGGATCCGATCAGCTTCGACGTGGCGGCCGCCCAGGCCGCGGGCCATGCCGACCTCGTCGCGCCGCCCACCTTCGCGGTCGTGGTTCAGCAGCTCACGCTCGACCAGCTCCTCGCCGACCCGGAGGCGGGCATCGACTTCAGCCGCGTCGTCCATGGCGACCAGCGGTTCACGTTCTCACGTCCGGTGATCGCGGGCGACGAGCTGACGGCGACGCTGACCGTCACCGCGGTCAAGTCGCTCGGCGCGCACAGCATGGTCACTGCCGAGTCGGTGATCGTGGACGGTGCCGGCGATCACGTCGTCACCTCCATTTCCACCCTGGTCGTGCGAGGAGACGAGTGATGGCCGCCCCCGATTTCGACGCCCTGACCGTCGGCGACGTCGTCGCCGAGCGCTCGTTCGACCTCAGCCGCGACGCCCTCGTCCGCTACGCGGGCGCCTCCGGCGACTTCAATCCGATCCACTACCGCGACGACGTCGCGACCTCGGTCGGCCTTCCCGGCGTGATCGCGCACGGGATGCTGACGATGGGCCTCGCCGTCCAGCCGGTGGTCGACTGGGCCGGCGATCCGGCGCGTGTCGTGGACTATCAGGTGCGCTTCACCCGCCCGGTGGTCGTGGACCCGGCGGAGGGCGCGAGCGTGCAGGTCACGGCCAAGGTCGGGCAGCTCGACGCAGAGGCCAGGGTCGCGCGCATCGACCTCACGACGACCTTCAACTCCGAGACCGTGCTCGGCAAGGCGCAGGTCCGCGTCTCGCTCGCGTGAACGACGAGATGACCGCGACGACGCCCCTGTCGGAGCTCACGACCATGCGGGTCGGCGGCGTTCCGGAGACCCTGGTCGCCCCCGCGGACACCGACGCGCTTGTCGCGGCCGCCCAGGAGGTCTGGGCGGAGGGCGCGGACTGGCTGCTGCTCGGCGGCGGCTCCAACACCGTCGCGAGCGACGAGGGCTTCGAGGGAACGGTGATCCGCGTGGTGACCCGCGGGGTCGAGCGCCTCGAGGCGCCGGAGGGCCGCGTACGTCTGCGGGTGCAGGCCGGCGAGCCCTGGGACGACGTCGTCGCGCTGACCGTCCGAAACGGCTGGTCCGGCATCGAGGCGCTTTCCGGCATCCCCGGGTCGA
This genomic stretch from Leifsonia sp. EB41 harbors:
- a CDS encoding Ppx/GppA family phosphatase, producing MRLGVLDVGSNTVHLLVVDAHPGARPLPAATHKSVLRLMRYITEDGAISAEGETAILEAIRSAVEVGRAEGIEELLPFATSAIREAANGPAILARILDETGVDLQVLSGEDEARLTFLAVRRWSGWSAGSILLMDIGGGSLEIAAGVDEYPDTAVSLPLGAGRSTIGFLHQDPPTADQVTALRDHARTTLADAVGRFTDSGPAHVIGTSKTIRSLARLAGSTASGPGGTERSLLRRSELADWVPRLAQLTADARTALPGITADRTFQIVAGGVVLREAMRAFDVPVLEVCPWALREGIILRYLDHLD
- a CDS encoding MaoC family dehydratase N-terminal domain-containing protein — translated: MPVNPELVGRSFPPTPPYLVGREKVREFAAAVLATDPISFDVAAAQAAGHADLVAPPTFAVVVQQLTLDQLLADPEAGIDFSRVVHGDQRFTFSRPVIAGDELTATLTVTAVKSLGAHSMVTAESVIVDGAGDHVVTSISTLVVRGDE
- a CDS encoding MaoC family dehydratase; this translates as MAAPDFDALTVGDVVAERSFDLSRDALVRYAGASGDFNPIHYRDDVATSVGLPGVIAHGMLTMGLAVQPVVDWAGDPARVVDYQVRFTRPVVVDPAEGASVQVTAKVGQLDAEARVARIDLTTTFNSETVLGKAQVRVSLA